From the Bacillus sp. Marseille-P3661 genome, the window TTTGTCGTCTTTGGCCGTCATTGTCTCTTCAGCATTTAATACTTCCTCGATGAAATCAAGATCAGGCTCATACGCTTTTCCTGAGGAATAGAGAATATGGTTAACATCAGCCGCGTTTTCACTAAAACAAGGAAATAAAAAACCTCCGACAGGCGCTTGTAGATTGATGACTGGATTAACGACAACATTGTACTTGAATTCCCTCTCGATATAATCAAAAAGCAGTTCTTTTTTTGGCTCCTGCGTTTTATTAATGCTGCAAAGAATAAAGGAGTGGGAATAAACAGTATCACGTACGTTTTCCTCTGTTTCATCACTTTTTTGTTTTGTAGGTTTAAAATATTCCCCTTTTATGAAAGTTACAACAAGATCCATTTCATATTGTTTGTCCTGTAGCATTTTTCCGACGATCTGCAGCATCTTTTCTCTAAAGTCTTCATTACTTCCTAATAAGCCTTGATGGAGGATAAGCTGACTGCTATTTTCTACGTCACGCTGAAACTTTAACTCAAATAACTTTTCATCTAATTGACCGGTTAATACTTTTTTGAAATTAGTCATAAACAGTTCTTGCTGGTCTTGATCTAACATTTCAAATGGTCTGCTTTCGTAATGATAAATTTCGCTTGATTCCTTCATTATGTATATGGTGAAAATCTCCCGTATTTTCATTAAATCGTTTTCTAATTTAAACTGTTTCCGAATATTTGCGATGTCTTTTTTATTCACGTATAGTTCCACTCCTAAGGCATTTATCTATGTTATTTACCCGCCAGCGAATAATGTCTTGGGTACGCTGCCGCAATCTTTAAAACATCTTTTTATTTTAACATTGTTTGTGTGTCAGTCGTAATGTAAAACCTATATAAATTAATTTTGTTCTGCTAGGGCACTAAGATGGAAGTGCTAGCTATTGCTTTTTGGTTAATAGCGAACTCAATGTCCGGAAAACTGGTGCCAGGAGCAGTTATTGTGCAAATAAGGGCTTCAATGTCCGCCAATTAAATGTAACCGGACATCTGTGCCGTTATTTGCGTTTCACAGAGGTATTTTTGAGTTTCACGGACATGTATGTCGCTATTACATCTAGTAGGAGCTACATGGTATTGATGTTTGGTAAATAGCGAACTCAATGTCCGGAAAACTGGTTCCATGTGCTCTTTTTGTGCAAATAAGGGTTTCTATGTCCGCCAATTAAATGTAACTGGAATAACCGGACATCTGTGCCGTTATTTGCGTTTCACAGAGGTTTTATTGAGTTTCACGGACATAAATGTCGCTATTACATCAAGTAGGAGCTACATGGTATTGATTTTTGGTTAATAGCGAACTCAATGTCCGGAAAACTGGTTCCATGTGCTCTTTTTGTGCAAATAAGGGTTTCTATGTCCGCCAATTAAATGTAATCGGGGTATCCGGACATCTGTCCGTTTCACATAGGAACTTTTGAGTTCCACAGATAACTACACTTTGTCATAAAAACAACTCAAACCATATTTTGAAACTTTAATGGAATTTAGTGAGTAAAAGCATAAAAGAATAACAACATCAAAGCGTTAATGGGCGTCATTGCTAGAAAATTCTATAAAGTTTATAATCTCTTTTAAAGAAAGGGGTAGAATACTGTGAATCAAGTAAAATATTATATATCGTTAGTTATAGGTACATTTATCATTGCATTATCTTTTACTTTATTACAAGGTCCGAATCAGATTGCTTCCGGAGGTTTAACAGGGGCAGCTCTTGTTCTTAGTTATATTTTTAACGTTCCATCAGCTATTGTATTATGGATTACCACTTTGCTTTTGTTATTTTTTTGTAGTTATTTTCTAGGAGTGGATGCAATTTTAAAAGCGGTTGTAGGATCTTTGTTAATTCCGTTTTTTGTATACTTTACTAGTGAACTACCGCCACTTACATATGATCCGCTATTAGCTTCTCTTTACGGTGGATTAGGGGTAGGCATTGGTTTAGGTATCGTTTTTCGAGCAGGTGGGAATACGGGTGGTTTTACATTAATTGCTCAAATTTTACACAAAACAAAATCTGTTAAACATAGTACATCGATTATTGTTATGGATGCAACGGTAATGATTGCAGGGGGGCTTATTTTTTTACCTGAAAAAGCATTGTATGCTTTAGTTGGGGCATTCGTAACGCGAAAAACGATGGAATTTATACAGGGTACGAATAAAGTGTCCAAGGTAGCCTACATTATCTCAAGTACTGAATATGAGAAAAGTTTAGCAGAGTCCGTTCTGCATGGATTAGACAGAGGTTTAACGAAAATGACAGGGGCAGGAGG encodes:
- a CDS encoding YitT family protein; protein product: MNQVKYYISLVIGTFIIALSFTLLQGPNQIASGGLTGAALVLSYIFNVPSAIVLWITTLLLLFFCSYFLGVDAILKAVVGSLLIPFFVYFTSELPPLTYDPLLASLYGGLGVGIGLGIVFRAGGNTGGFTLIAQILHKTKSVKHSTSIIVMDATVMIAGGLIFLPEKALYALVGAFVTRKTMEFIQGTNKVSKVAYIISSTEYEKSLAESVLHGLDRGLTKMTGAGGYTDSERVIMMIVLDPRKVNDLRSMVLGIDPHAFIILCEATEVFGEGFTPSFLPPQSKKYHSPSTV
- a CDS encoding DUF4317 domain-containing protein; translated protein: MNKKDIANIRKQFKLENDLMKIREIFTIYIMKESSEIYHYESRPFEMLDQDQQELFMTNFKKVLTGQLDEKLFELKFQRDVENSSQLILHQGLLGSNEDFREKMLQIVGKMLQDKQYEMDLVVTFIKGEYFKPTKQKSDETEENVRDTVYSHSFILCSINKTQEPKKELLFDYIEREFKYNVVVNPVINLQAPVGGFLFPCFSENAADVNHILYSSGKAYEPDLDFIEEVLNAEETMTAKDDKAVFEEIVKDVTGDKLNTATLANVYEEIHRVMEEYEESDVPKLDYKDVERVLKASGIEEVNEEKVATAFQKVIDDEKYELKASSIMPKYNTKSIKIQTKLANIAVSPQDLKYVRQVHFQGKRYLMIEVEEDTVIEGFTMIPEAFANKAED